From one Ochrobactrum vermis genomic stretch:
- the rbsK gene encoding ribokinase, which translates to MTRKIGVVGSNMVDLITYVNRMPGPGETLEAPTFEIGCGGKGANQAVAAARLGADVMMVTRVGDDVFADNTIRNLNQFGVDTRHVRKVPGKSSGVAPIFVEPSGENSILIVKGANADLLPAEVDKAADDLKGCGLILMQMEVPVETVYHTIAFAAENGIETILNPAPAAANLDPERIRQVTFLVPNESELAILSGLPTGTDDEIATAARSLIARGIRTVIVTLGGRGARMITASEIVNIQPVKVTPKDTTGAGDAFIGSFARFYAGTGDVEASLRKAALYAAHSITRPGTQKAYASQEEFETFCRDHAPTIECA; encoded by the coding sequence ATGACCAGAAAGATCGGAGTGGTCGGCTCCAACATGGTGGATCTCATCACCTATGTGAACCGTATGCCCGGCCCCGGCGAAACGCTGGAAGCGCCGACATTTGAAATAGGCTGTGGCGGCAAGGGCGCCAATCAGGCCGTCGCTGCCGCGCGCCTTGGCGCAGATGTCATGATGGTCACGCGGGTCGGTGATGATGTTTTTGCCGATAATACGATCCGCAACCTGAACCAGTTCGGCGTCGATACGCGCCATGTGCGCAAAGTTCCCGGCAAATCGAGCGGCGTTGCGCCGATCTTTGTCGAACCATCGGGTGAAAATTCGATCCTGATCGTCAAGGGTGCCAATGCCGATCTTCTGCCCGCCGAAGTCGACAAGGCTGCCGATGATCTGAAAGGGTGCGGCCTCATTTTGATGCAGATGGAAGTGCCGGTCGAGACCGTCTACCACACCATCGCTTTCGCCGCTGAAAACGGCATCGAAACCATTTTGAATCCTGCGCCTGCTGCCGCCAATCTCGATCCGGAACGTATCCGGCAGGTGACGTTTCTCGTGCCGAATGAGAGCGAGCTGGCAATCCTCTCCGGCCTGCCAACCGGCACGGACGATGAAATCGCCACCGCAGCGCGTTCGCTCATCGCGCGCGGCATCCGCACCGTCATCGTCACGCTCGGCGGACGCGGCGCGCGCATGATTACCGCAAGCGAGATCGTCAATATTCAGCCGGTCAAGGTAACGCCGAAAGATACCACCGGCGCAGGCGATGCCTTTATCGGCTCCTTTGCCCGCTTTTACGCCGGGACCGGCGATGTGGAAGCCTCGCTTCGCAAAGCCGCACTTTATGCGGCCCATTCCATCACCCGGCCCGGCACGCAGAAAGCCTATGCCAGCCAGGAAGAATTCGAAACGTTCTGCCGCGATCACGCTCCCACGATCGAATGTGCCTGA